One Roseimaritima multifibrata DNA window includes the following coding sequences:
- a CDS encoding TauD/TfdA family dioxygenase, which translates to MTSESLSVAPMLVAGQQKYGDADFPLVLGCDGPKPDLPGAIEWAKSQRADLMQQLQRHGAILFRGFPLSVPEDVDAFVAAFDLENFPYEQSLSNAVRINYTPRIFSANEAPSDVTIFLHHEMAQTPVFPAQLFFFCQQPAEAGGATPLCRSDVLFEQIAERFPTFAADCEAKGLQYSTVMPSESDPTSGMGRNWQSTFRANDRDEAEQRMRELGYTWVWQADGCLRATSRTLPAVYEIEPGRKSFFNQLIAAFQGWKDDRNDPSKAITFGDGTPLPRDTVIEVAQMAEALTFDVPWQAGDLAFVDNRIVMHGRRSFTGKRRVLASLATPQKQA; encoded by the coding sequence ATGACTTCCGAATCTTTGTCTGTCGCTCCCATGCTTGTTGCCGGGCAGCAGAAATATGGTGACGCTGACTTCCCGTTGGTGCTGGGATGCGATGGTCCGAAACCGGATCTTCCGGGCGCGATCGAGTGGGCGAAATCGCAGCGTGCGGATTTGATGCAGCAGCTGCAGCGACACGGAGCCATTCTGTTTCGCGGCTTTCCACTATCGGTCCCTGAAGATGTGGATGCGTTCGTCGCGGCATTTGATCTGGAGAATTTTCCCTACGAGCAATCGCTCTCCAATGCCGTCCGGATTAATTACACGCCACGGATATTCTCTGCCAACGAGGCGCCCTCGGATGTGACCATTTTCCTGCACCACGAAATGGCACAGACTCCGGTCTTCCCCGCACAGTTGTTCTTCTTCTGCCAACAGCCTGCCGAAGCCGGAGGTGCGACGCCGCTCTGCCGATCGGATGTGTTGTTTGAGCAAATCGCGGAACGCTTTCCAACGTTCGCGGCGGACTGTGAAGCGAAAGGATTGCAGTACAGCACGGTGATGCCTTCCGAATCCGATCCGACATCAGGGATGGGCCGCAATTGGCAAAGTACGTTCCGCGCCAACGATCGTGACGAAGCCGAGCAGCGGATGCGAGAGCTGGGATACACATGGGTTTGGCAAGCCGACGGCTGCTTGCGTGCAACCAGCCGAACCTTGCCGGCCGTCTATGAAATCGAACCGGGAAGGAAATCGTTTTTCAATCAATTGATCGCTGCCTTCCAGGGCTGGAAAGACGATCGGAACGACCCCTCCAAAGCGATCACCTTTGGAGATGGAACTCCGCTTCCGCGTGACACGGTCATCGAAGTGGCTCAAATGGCGGAAGCTTTAACCTTTGACGTTCCTTGGCAGGCGGGAGATTTGGCTTTCGTCGATAACCGAATTGTGATGCATGGACGCCGCTCATTCACCGGAAAACGGCGGGTTCTCGCATCGCTTGCGACTCCACAAAAACAAGCATAA
- a CDS encoding Gfo/Idh/MocA family protein: protein MAVTKFGLIGFGAWGKCHAEAIRNTADVDLVAIAANSEASCQAARDAFPEASVVADYRELLKRDDIDVVDVVLPSHLHHRVAADVLNAGKHLLLEKPMCLNLAECDDLLQLAAKHKRLLAVGHELRLSSLWSRVKQLIDEGFIGTPQYVLVELSRNPYRQGSDGWRYDIDRVGNWILEEPIHFFDFARWYLQSVGDPQTVFASANSRQPNHPELQDNFSAIVKFDGGAQAVVTQTLSMFEHHQTVKVAGTKGSLWAGWSGAMDRTRHPHFFLKASDGQSVKEIPIEKMTGEVFELEDQIAMLAAAVRDGKPLTTTGVDGRWSVAMCLAAAESVQSGLPVVIDNGNQPND from the coding sequence ATGGCAGTGACAAAATTTGGACTGATCGGATTCGGCGCATGGGGTAAGTGTCATGCGGAAGCGATTCGTAATACCGCCGACGTCGATCTTGTCGCAATCGCGGCAAATTCTGAAGCGAGTTGCCAAGCCGCTCGCGATGCTTTTCCGGAAGCCAGCGTCGTCGCCGATTATCGCGAACTTCTTAAACGTGACGATATCGATGTTGTGGATGTTGTTTTGCCAAGCCATCTGCATCATCGCGTCGCTGCGGATGTTTTAAATGCGGGCAAACATCTGTTGCTAGAAAAACCGATGTGCCTGAATTTGGCCGAGTGTGACGATCTATTGCAACTTGCTGCGAAACACAAACGGCTGTTGGCGGTCGGGCATGAACTGAGGCTGTCGTCACTATGGAGCCGTGTGAAGCAATTGATCGACGAAGGATTTATTGGAACGCCGCAGTATGTGTTGGTGGAACTATCGCGGAATCCTTATCGGCAAGGCTCGGATGGATGGCGATACGACATCGATCGTGTCGGCAATTGGATATTGGAAGAACCGATTCACTTCTTCGATTTTGCTCGTTGGTACCTGCAGTCGGTTGGCGACCCGCAGACGGTGTTCGCTTCGGCAAATTCTCGCCAACCCAATCACCCCGAATTGCAAGACAACTTCAGTGCGATCGTAAAATTTGACGGTGGGGCTCAGGCGGTGGTTACTCAGACGCTATCGATGTTCGAACATCATCAAACCGTCAAGGTCGCGGGGACCAAGGGATCGTTGTGGGCCGGTTGGAGTGGTGCGATGGACCGAACCCGACATCCTCATTTCTTCCTAAAAGCCTCCGATGGGCAATCGGTAAAAGAGATTCCGATTGAGAAGATGACAGGAGAGGTCTTTGAATTAGAAGACCAGATTGCAATGCTCGCCGCGGCGGTTCGCGATGGAAAACCACTCACCACAACGGGCGTTGACGGACGCTGGTCGGTTGCCATGTGTTTGGCCGCAGCGGAGTCCGTGCAGAGCGGACTTCCCGTGGTGATTGACAATGGAAATCAACCGAACGATTGA
- a CDS encoding DUF6655 family protein, whose translation MRPCFTNLLRGRLVLQVGACALGVMLLSGCGITKMQDATDQLVLSDAVDHSIAAIDFRPLTGHKVYLDTTYIKAVKSVGFVNSDYIISSLRQQVVAAGCHLQDSLTDADLVIEVRCGTLGADGHSTTYGIPANNAVSAAAQALPQAPSVPTLPEISFARRESNEGAAKIAAFAYDRETRAPVWQSGTSQAMTSAKDTWVLGIGPFQGGTVRDSTRLAGADIGFGDEETQTSPVLPLDRPPVDFTAQVYFDEGWPLMRKNRTSQMLVGPVEKSDISEKPEEGEVAQAGFEEDKKAPPKEKKKGP comes from the coding sequence ATGAGACCCTGTTTTACCAATCTGCTAAGAGGCCGTCTGGTGTTGCAGGTCGGTGCATGCGCACTGGGCGTCATGCTGCTGAGCGGATGCGGAATTACGAAAATGCAGGATGCGACCGACCAACTTGTCCTTAGCGACGCAGTCGATCACAGCATCGCAGCCATCGATTTCCGGCCGCTGACCGGCCACAAAGTCTATCTGGACACCACCTACATTAAAGCGGTTAAAAGTGTCGGATTTGTCAATTCCGATTACATCATCAGCTCGCTTCGGCAACAGGTCGTCGCCGCCGGATGCCATCTGCAAGACAGCCTGACCGACGCCGACCTGGTGATCGAAGTTCGCTGTGGGACGCTTGGTGCCGACGGACATAGCACGACTTACGGGATCCCCGCCAACAACGCCGTTTCCGCAGCCGCACAGGCACTGCCTCAAGCCCCTTCGGTTCCCACCCTGCCTGAAATCTCGTTTGCTCGCCGCGAGAGCAACGAAGGGGCCGCCAAGATTGCGGCCTTTGCCTATGACCGCGAAACCAGAGCTCCGGTATGGCAATCGGGAACATCCCAAGCGATGACGTCTGCCAAAGACACCTGGGTGCTTGGCATCGGGCCCTTCCAAGGCGGCACCGTTCGCGATTCAACTCGCCTGGCCGGCGCCGACATCGGATTTGGCGACGAAGAGACTCAAACTTCGCCCGTGCTGCCGCTTGATCGGCCTCCGGTCGATTTCACCGCCCAAGTCTACTTCGACGAAGGCTGGCCCTTAATGCGAAAGAACCGAACCTCTCAAATGCTGGTCGGGCCGGTCGAAAAATCGGACATCAGCGAGAAACCGGAAGAGGGGGAAGTCGCCCAGGCTGGATTCGAAGAGGACAAGAAAGCCCCCCCCAAAGAGAAAAAGAAGGGTCCCTAG